A section of the Paenibacillus odorifer genome encodes:
- a CDS encoding DUF4395 domain-containing protein, with product MQNVPKGIARPLVKTNQAFIVISVILTWLTGQHWILALPLFAGLLGLLFGYNPIIKLAARFLTKERSHYVLEDWSQQQFNQSIAVFCLAGGLISFIVGWTIAAYIFTALVAVAATVAIFGFCIGCFIHYQWRMYNYRRKQSSTN from the coding sequence ATGCAAAATGTGCCCAAAGGAATCGCCCGGCCATTAGTAAAAACTAATCAGGCGTTTATCGTCATTTCTGTAATATTAACATGGCTAACAGGACAACACTGGATACTAGCGCTGCCCTTGTTTGCCGGATTGCTCGGTCTTTTGTTCGGTTATAATCCCATCATTAAGCTAGCTGCCAGGTTTCTGACAAAAGAGCGTTCCCACTATGTACTCGAAGACTGGTCACAACAACAGTTTAATCAAAGCATAGCTGTCTTCTGCCTCGCAGGGGGTCTGATCAGCTTCATCGTTGGCTGGACGATCGCAGCTTACATTTTCACAGCGCTCGTTGCAGTGGCTGCCACTGTGGCGATTTTTGGTTTTTGTATCGGATGTTTTATCCATTATCAATGGAGAATGTACAATTACAGACGTAAACAAAGCAGCACAAATTAA
- a CDS encoding ArsR/SmtB family transcription factor, whose protein sequence is MEPLMIFKALSNETRSQIMMWLKTPEEFFDEKPYLQQGLNFQIGICVGDIQAKAGLAQSVISSYLLTMQKAGLLESERIGKWTYYRRNEKIIQEFSDYIKEKL, encoded by the coding sequence ATGGAACCTTTAATGATATTCAAAGCGTTGTCTAACGAGACTCGTAGTCAAATTATGATGTGGCTAAAAACTCCCGAGGAATTTTTTGATGAAAAGCCTTATTTACAACAAGGCCTAAATTTTCAAATCGGGATTTGCGTGGGCGATATTCAAGCTAAAGCGGGGCTTGCACAGTCGGTTATTTCGAGCTATCTATTGACCATGCAAAAAGCTGGTTTGCTGGAATCTGAGCGAATTGGGAAGTGGACGTATTATCGTCGAAACGAAAAGATAATTCAAGAATTTTCCGATTATATTAAAGAGAAACTATAG
- a CDS encoding AzlD domain-containing protein — translation MTILIIIGMAILTFSFRFVPLLLTKHTNGSSKVQALLEYLPIAVLSALTVPGIFQVDADDNLVGIASGIVAVILVLIRKIPLLLVILGAVSAAIIVKILTMNH, via the coding sequence ATGACTATTTTGATCATTATCGGGATGGCAATCCTTACATTTTCATTTCGTTTTGTACCTTTGCTGCTGACAAAGCATACGAATGGCTCTTCCAAAGTCCAAGCTTTGTTGGAATATTTGCCTATCGCGGTTCTTAGTGCTCTAACGGTTCCTGGGATATTTCAGGTGGACGCAGATGACAATCTTGTAGGTATCGCTTCGGGTATAGTCGCTGTTATACTGGTATTAATTAGGAAAATCCCGCTGTTACTCGTGATCTTAGGTGCTGTTTCTGCAGCAATAATTGTAAAAATCCTTACTATGAACCATTAA
- a CDS encoding NUDIX hydrolase yields the protein MQVNFFDWVKEKEVELKYVVIMVKHGEEWILARHQDRSTWEFAGGHIEVGETPEQAAARELYEETGAEQFSLFPIAIYRVTSIDAPENYGKLYFANVEQFAELPPYEMAEIRGFTEIPKELTYPLIYPALISKVQDFINHSSSAVR from the coding sequence TTGCAGGTAAACTTTTTTGATTGGGTAAAGGAAAAAGAAGTTGAGCTGAAGTACGTTGTTATTATGGTTAAACACGGTGAAGAATGGATCTTAGCGAGGCACCAGGACCGTTCGACGTGGGAGTTTGCCGGAGGACATATAGAGGTTGGGGAAACCCCGGAGCAGGCTGCTGCCAGAGAATTATATGAAGAAACGGGTGCGGAACAATTCTCACTTTTTCCAATAGCTATTTATAGGGTCACTAGTATCGACGCTCCAGAAAATTATGGTAAGTTATATTTTGCAAATGTGGAACAGTTCGCAGAACTTCCTCCTTATGAGATGGCAGAAATCAGAGGATTTACTGAGATACCAAAAGAGCTGACGTATCCCTTGATATACCCAGCTTTGATTTCAAAAGTTCAGGATTTCATTAACCATTCATCTTCAGCTGTAAGATAA
- a CDS encoding MFS transporter, whose amino-acid sequence MKKVNPLLIIILALGVFGIITTEMGIIGVLPQVTQKFNISTSQSGWLVSIFALVVAISGPFLTLLASGINRKVILLTAVLIFAISNIVYAYTTMFEVMLIFRIIPAIFHPVFFSVALVTAAQLVPPEKSTKAVTKVFAGITVGFAFGVPLTSYLADKISLEVAFLFGAVVSIIAFLGILAWLPSMPVKEKMSYGKQLGILRKPLLWLNIVAVIFIFAAMFSVYSYFAEYLGQVTHMNGSWISIMLMAFGIIMIFGNFLFGSLLHKGITKTVIMFPLLYAVTYLFVYYLGSYFLPMVVIIIIWGAVHSGGLIVSQAWLTTEAKEAPEFGNSLFISFSNLGITIGTAIGGWFISHAGIHQLIWIGIMFSLLAFLSIIIKIKISKLNVVEVE is encoded by the coding sequence ATGAAAAAGGTTAACCCTTTACTTATTATTATTTTGGCTTTAGGCGTATTTGGCATTATTACAACGGAAATGGGGATTATAGGTGTTCTGCCACAGGTAACTCAAAAATTTAATATATCAACTTCTCAGTCTGGATGGCTTGTAAGTATATTTGCTTTAGTTGTTGCTATTTCAGGTCCATTTCTGACCTTATTGGCTTCTGGAATTAATCGTAAAGTAATTCTATTAACTGCTGTACTTATTTTTGCAATTTCAAATATTGTTTATGCGTATACGACCATGTTTGAAGTAATGCTGATTTTTCGTATTATCCCTGCTATTTTTCATCCCGTATTTTTTTCAGTTGCACTTGTTACCGCTGCCCAACTTGTCCCTCCGGAAAAGAGCACCAAAGCAGTTACAAAGGTTTTCGCCGGAATAACGGTCGGGTTTGCTTTTGGTGTGCCTTTGACTTCTTATCTCGCGGACAAAATTTCTTTAGAAGTCGCTTTTCTCTTTGGAGCTGTCGTAAGTATAATTGCCTTTTTAGGAATACTAGCTTGGCTTCCTTCCATGCCAGTTAAAGAAAAAATGTCTTATGGTAAACAACTTGGTATTTTACGCAAACCCCTATTGTGGTTAAATATTGTGGCAGTTATTTTTATCTTTGCAGCTATGTTTTCTGTGTACAGTTACTTTGCTGAATATCTTGGGCAGGTAACACATATGAACGGGTCATGGATTAGTATCATGTTGATGGCCTTTGGGATAATCATGATTTTTGGGAATTTTTTATTTGGAAGCCTTTTGCATAAAGGCATTACAAAGACCGTTATCATGTTTCCATTGTTATATGCGGTAACTTACTTATTCGTATATTATCTAGGTTCTTATTTCCTTCCGATGGTTGTTATCATAATCATTTGGGGGGCAGTGCATTCCGGCGGACTGATTGTCAGTCAAGCATGGTTAACGACCGAAGCGAAAGAAGCTCCCGAATTCGGTAACAGCTTGTTTATCTCATTTTCTAACCTTGGAATTACTATAGGGACTGCTATCGGTGGTTGGTTTATTTCTCATGCAGGAATACATCAACTCATCTGGATCGGAATTATGTTTTCCCTGCTTGCTTTCTTATCGATCATAATCAAAATAAAGATTTCCAAATTAAACGTGGTGGAAGTAGAGTAA
- a CDS encoding thermonuclease family protein, with the protein MNKIYLLKSFLAITLLLGTTTACNLAEQITLEPVPTITADSSSGLDSTPDNTTEDNKRLIDAKVTRVVDGDTMKLTIGGKKETIRLLLVDTPESVNPNIPEPQPFSLEASDFAKKMLTDKDVQIELDVSERDKYGRLLCYLYIDGKMFNEILLEQGYARVAYVFAPNTKYVDQFRAIQDKAREREIGIWSIENYAQDKGFHVQKKK; encoded by the coding sequence ATGAATAAGATTTATCTATTAAAAAGCTTTCTAGCTATCACACTCTTACTTGGAACAACAACTGCCTGCAACTTAGCCGAGCAGATTACTTTAGAACCAGTTCCAACGATTACGGCCGATTCCAGTTCTGGATTAGATTCTACGCCAGACAATACAACAGAGGACAACAAACGTTTAATAGATGCAAAGGTAACACGAGTAGTCGATGGTGACACCATGAAGCTGACTATAGGCGGCAAAAAGGAAACCATTCGTTTATTGCTGGTCGATACTCCAGAGTCAGTGAATCCGAATATCCCCGAACCACAGCCATTTTCGCTAGAAGCTTCTGATTTCGCCAAAAAGATGCTTACGGATAAAGATGTACAAATTGAACTAGATGTATCGGAGCGGGACAAATATGGCCGCCTACTTTGTTACCTCTATATAGATGGGAAAATGTTCAATGAGATTCTGCTAGAGCAGGGTTATGCACGTGTAGCCTATGTATTTGCACCTAACACAAAATATGTTGATCAATTTAGAGCGATTCAGGATAAGGCGCGAGAGCGGGAAATAGGTATTTGGAGCATTGAAAATTACGCGCAAGACAAAGGTTTTCATGTGCAGAAAAAGAAATGA
- a CDS encoding PRK06851 family protein: MDGTILNFFAGGNTAHGFSNLYESSLQDLTRLFVLKGGPGTGKTRIIREIGDLLAQQGYEIWLIHAASDNDSLDGVVIPELKVGIIDGTAPRVIKPELPEEAIVHVNLEQAVDTLQLSQRCVEIDSLVDQYTEEHELAYSGFAEALRIHDEWEAIYIATMNFQAADELTQEYIQLLYGDQNFEKVSRVDHRFLGAATPKGAVDFVPNLTAGLKRYLVKGRAGSGKSTLLKKLAAEGIKRGVNVEIYHCGFDPNSLDMIIVRELGFAIFDSTAPHEYFPDRATDEIVDMYSRCIQPGTDEAFAEAIAGIKERYSSTMKQSIQHLTDAKLFLDELKTIYAAATDFDHVDQIKSQIQQEISGIVESPQEV; the protein is encoded by the coding sequence ATGGACGGAACAATCCTGAATTTCTTTGCTGGCGGCAACACAGCTCACGGCTTCTCTAACCTCTATGAGTCGTCATTGCAAGATTTAACGCGTTTGTTTGTTTTAAAAGGAGGCCCCGGTACGGGGAAAACTAGAATCATTCGAGAAATCGGAGATCTTCTGGCTCAACAAGGTTATGAGATCTGGTTAATTCACGCAGCGTCAGATAATGATTCACTCGACGGAGTGGTTATTCCTGAATTAAAAGTAGGAATTATAGATGGCACGGCTCCACGGGTCATTAAGCCAGAATTGCCTGAAGAGGCCATCGTACATGTGAATTTGGAGCAGGCCGTCGATACGCTCCAGTTAAGCCAGCGTTGTGTTGAGATCGACAGCTTAGTTGATCAGTACACGGAAGAGCATGAACTCGCTTATTCAGGCTTTGCTGAAGCACTCCGCATTCATGACGAGTGGGAAGCGATTTATATTGCGACAATGAATTTCCAAGCCGCTGATGAGCTGACTCAGGAGTATATTCAACTTCTGTATGGTGATCAGAACTTCGAAAAAGTAAGCCGGGTGGATCACCGTTTTTTAGGTGCAGCTACGCCTAAGGGTGCAGTGGATTTTGTACCTAATTTAACCGCAGGACTAAAAAGATATCTTGTAAAAGGTCGCGCGGGATCCGGTAAATCTACACTTTTAAAAAAATTGGCAGCTGAAGGAATAAAACGTGGTGTCAATGTTGAGATTTACCACTGTGGTTTCGATCCGAACAGTCTTGATATGATTATCGTACGCGAGCTTGGGTTTGCTATTTTTGACAGCACAGCTCCGCATGAGTATTTCCCTGACCGTGCCACCGACGAGATTGTTGATATGTATTCACGGTGCATACAGCCAGGTACGGATGAAGCTTTTGCCGAAGCCATCGCAGGTATTAAAGAGCGATATTCCAGCACCATGAAACAATCCATTCAACATCTGACAGATGCCAAATTATTTTTGGATGAGTTAAAGACAATCTATGCCGCAGCTACAGATTTTGACCATGTAGATCAGATTAAATCCCAAATTCAACAAGAAATCAGCGGGATTGTGGAAAGTCCTCAGGAGGTTTAA
- a CDS encoding ROK family protein, with protein MKRYMIGIDLGGTNIKAGIYDTDFIAVKERSIPTEAAKGPAHVLGRIREAVRLITDEANIPLDLVEGMGIGVPGLLDPVAGISFFSPNFPDWEHVHVVDEMKKFYDFPTFIDNDVRVNLYGEWQQGAGRGYNNLVLITLGTGLGSGIVNDGKVIYGTSYSAGEIGHMNMYRNGRPCKCGSSGCLGRYVSAIGMVNTFKEKLKEGRTSIIQTWTKEQEEQITALMISEAYELGDALSMEVMQETGAILGFGLANVVNILNPDLIIVGGGMAAAGDKLLQPVRETVHQHALKLSSIKCKIVQAELGSRAGTIGAASYAYNKLQDAGKLNFG; from the coding sequence ATGAAACGGTATATGATAGGGATTGATCTTGGCGGAACCAATATTAAAGCAGGGATTTACGATACTGATTTTATAGCTGTTAAAGAAAGATCTATACCAACAGAGGCTGCTAAGGGCCCAGCCCATGTGTTGGGACGGATTAGAGAAGCCGTACGTTTAATCACGGATGAAGCGAATATTCCATTAGATTTGGTAGAAGGAATGGGAATCGGAGTGCCAGGATTACTTGATCCGGTAGCGGGAATTTCTTTTTTTTCACCGAATTTTCCGGATTGGGAGCATGTGCATGTTGTAGATGAGATGAAAAAATTCTATGACTTTCCTACTTTTATTGATAATGATGTTAGGGTTAATCTTTATGGTGAATGGCAACAAGGTGCAGGAAGAGGGTATAACAATCTGGTTCTGATTACATTGGGAACGGGATTAGGGTCAGGTATCGTGAATGACGGAAAAGTGATCTACGGTACGTCTTATAGCGCTGGTGAAATTGGGCATATGAATATGTACAGGAACGGACGTCCCTGCAAATGTGGAAGCTCCGGTTGTTTAGGGCGATATGTGTCCGCGATTGGCATGGTGAATACTTTTAAAGAGAAGCTGAAAGAAGGACGAACAAGTATTATTCAGACTTGGACTAAGGAACAAGAAGAGCAAATTACCGCGTTAATGATATCTGAAGCTTACGAACTTGGAGACGCTCTCTCTATGGAAGTAATGCAGGAGACTGGAGCTATACTTGGATTTGGATTAGCGAATGTTGTGAATATCCTCAACCCGGATCTTATTATTGTAGGTGGGGGAATGGCAGCGGCGGGAGATAAATTGCTCCAACCCGTAAGAGAGACTGTGCATCAGCATGCGTTGAAGCTATCAAGCATTAAGTGTAAAATTGTTCAAGCAGAGCTTGGGAGTCGGGCAGGAACAATAGGTGCGGCCTCTTATGCGTATAATAAGCTGCAAGATGCAGGAAAATTAAACTTTGGTTAG
- a CDS encoding AzlC family ABC transporter permease codes for MSDQKVMFRKGLKDSVAIVAGFIPACFTFGLVGKGLGLGSLEVFLLSALVFAGASQFIGVKMLAAGAAAPMILLLTLIINLRYLFISLSFGGQLDRTINPLAKVWIGFSLTEEVYAVSMIPRNHSKENITLPYLLGLQIPPYIANLLATAAGISLASYIPAIYLPALNTSLYALLIALIVPQLKGSIRNLAICLAAAGSSWLLHPVLGNSSILAAMLIGMAVGSLFPEQAEVEKEVSV; via the coding sequence ATGAGTGATCAGAAAGTGATGTTTAGAAAGGGTCTTAAGGATTCTGTAGCTATTGTTGCAGGATTTATTCCTGCTTGTTTTACGTTTGGATTGGTCGGTAAGGGATTAGGCCTAGGGAGTCTGGAAGTGTTCTTATTGTCAGCGCTCGTATTTGCGGGAGCCAGCCAATTTATTGGCGTGAAAATGCTTGCTGCTGGGGCCGCCGCTCCAATGATCCTGCTGCTTACGTTGATCATTAATTTAAGATATTTGTTTATCAGCCTATCTTTTGGGGGTCAGCTTGACCGTACAATCAATCCTCTGGCCAAAGTCTGGATTGGGTTTAGTTTAACAGAAGAAGTGTACGCTGTTAGTATGATCCCCCGCAATCATTCAAAAGAAAATATAACTCTTCCATATTTGCTGGGTCTACAAATTCCTCCGTATATAGCAAATTTACTGGCAACAGCTGCGGGAATATCGCTGGCATCCTACATTCCGGCTATATACTTACCTGCTTTGAACACCTCATTATATGCCTTACTGATAGCACTAATAGTGCCACAACTAAAGGGAAGCATTCGGAATTTGGCCATATGTTTAGCAGCGGCGGGTTCTTCATGGCTCCTACATCCCGTACTTGGAAACTCCTCGATACTTGCAGCTATGTTAATTGGTATGGCAGTAGGCTCCTTATTTCCAGAGCAAGCTGAAGTAGAAAAGGAGGTATCCGTATGA
- a CDS encoding serine/threonine protein kinase yields the protein MREKNYTYEIDAVTFQLQEACDFAWLTKLGKVFKVFDQQDSGNFSFGVEQDGKKFFVKFAGARPLTYAGNPQDAVNRLIEAIPLYNELRSDALITLLSHYEVESGYVAVFDWFAGECLHSHWLFAGEAKLSHPESPFFRYKQLSVEKRLSSLNVIFSFHEHVECRGYAAVDFYDGSILYDFVNDETKICDIDYYRLKPTVNDLGENFWGSSRFKSPEEFSLDAPIDEVTNVFNMGATAFVLLGGASDRSFVKWETSQALYEVALRAVSAVREQRYRNVAEFKLAWDAAKNV from the coding sequence TTGCGCGAAAAAAATTATACATATGAAATCGATGCGGTAACTTTTCAATTGCAGGAAGCCTGTGATTTTGCTTGGTTAACTAAGCTGGGAAAAGTGTTTAAAGTGTTCGATCAGCAAGACTCCGGAAATTTTTCTTTTGGTGTGGAGCAGGATGGAAAGAAGTTTTTTGTGAAATTTGCTGGAGCGAGACCTTTGACTTATGCCGGCAATCCTCAGGATGCTGTTAACCGTTTAATTGAAGCTATTCCGTTATATAACGAACTTAGATCTGATGCACTGATCACGCTACTGTCGCATTATGAGGTTGAGTCAGGGTATGTAGCAGTCTTTGATTGGTTTGCAGGTGAATGTTTACATTCGCATTGGCTATTTGCGGGAGAAGCGAAGCTGAGTCATCCGGAGTCGCCTTTTTTTCGTTATAAGCAATTATCCGTTGAAAAACGTCTGTCTTCATTAAATGTAATCTTTTCGTTTCATGAACATGTTGAGTGTCGAGGGTATGCAGCTGTGGATTTTTATGACGGAAGTATTTTATATGATTTTGTAAACGATGAAACTAAAATTTGTGATATTGATTATTATAGACTAAAGCCTACTGTAAATGATCTGGGAGAGAACTTCTGGGGTTCATCCAGATTCAAGTCACCGGAAGAGTTTAGCTTGGATGCGCCGATTGATGAAGTTACGAATGTATTTAATATGGGCGCCACAGCATTTGTTTTATTAGGAGGAGCATCCGATCGATCGTTTGTAAAATGGGAAACCAGTCAAGCCCTCTACGAGGTAGCTTTACGGGCCGTCAGTGCGGTGAGGGAGCAGCGGTATCGGAATGTAGCAGAATTTAAATTGGCTTGGGATGCGGCAAAAAATGTTTGA
- a CDS encoding PQ-loop domain-containing transporter — protein MFAIMQLIGGVILSLGWIPQIVQILKSKSVADLNLKSYLLMLLGISLMEAYAISLAVTGVGLAFLITNTMSLCVVLLVIILVIKYRTRQ, from the coding sequence ATGTTTGCAATCATGCAATTAATAGGTGGAGTGATTCTTTCTTTGGGATGGATCCCGCAGATTGTTCAAATCCTCAAATCAAAATCCGTAGCCGATTTAAATCTAAAATCGTATTTACTTATGCTGCTCGGGATTAGTCTAATGGAAGCTTATGCGATTAGTTTGGCGGTTACGGGGGTTGGATTAGCTTTTTTGATTACAAATACGATGTCTTTATGTGTTGTATTGCTGGTTATTATTCTAGTGATTAAATATCGAACAAGACAATGA
- the mraY gene encoding phospho-N-acetylmuramoyl-pentapeptide-transferase — MYGILAVSGLSFLLVAVFTPLLIWTLHRLRLTQPIRAELPADHQAKRGTPLMAGLILLIGIAISLQFQPGPLMLLLCVTFLLFSSVGFLDDFKKAFWQNPSGISGRSKLVLQFLFTGIILYVLFHSFGLTSDIELFKGQNLQLPVYLYVAIILLFVVGSANAINFTDGLDGLLINVAIPSYFFFFMISDKPEVQTFSLVMIGCLLGLLLYNIYPARAFMGDTGSLAIGGSLSVLAVIEKVELLFPILFFVYFAEQLSVILQVWYYKRTKLRLFRMAPIHYHFSLKYGWSENKIVMIFGFISWVSVLLCWLIWKYLIH, encoded by the coding sequence ATGTATGGAATTCTGGCTGTTTCCGGCCTGTCTTTTCTTCTGGTGGCGGTATTTACACCTCTATTAATCTGGACGCTGCATAGACTGAGGTTAACGCAGCCGATTCGTGCCGAGCTTCCAGCAGATCATCAGGCCAAACGGGGTACACCACTAATGGCAGGGTTGATCCTGCTTATCGGGATAGCGATTTCGCTGCAGTTTCAACCCGGGCCTCTAATGTTACTCTTATGCGTTACGTTTTTGTTGTTTAGTTCAGTCGGATTTTTGGATGATTTCAAAAAGGCTTTTTGGCAAAATCCTTCCGGCATCAGCGGCCGCTCAAAACTAGTGCTTCAATTTCTTTTTACTGGAATTATATTATATGTGTTGTTCCATTCGTTCGGCCTGACGAGTGATATCGAGTTATTTAAAGGGCAAAATCTGCAGTTGCCTGTGTACCTTTATGTGGCCATCATTTTGCTGTTTGTGGTCGGCTCCGCGAATGCCATCAATTTTACAGATGGTCTCGATGGGCTACTGATCAATGTTGCCATACCGTCGTATTTTTTCTTTTTTATGATTTCGGACAAACCTGAAGTGCAGACATTTTCACTTGTTATGATCGGTTGTCTGCTAGGGCTTTTGCTTTACAATATTTATCCTGCAAGAGCGTTTATGGGCGATACTGGATCACTGGCGATCGGGGGCTCCCTTTCCGTTCTGGCTGTCATTGAAAAGGTTGAGCTTTTGTTTCCAATTTTGTTTTTCGTTTATTTTGCGGAGCAGTTGTCGGTCATTTTACAAGTTTGGTACTACAAACGGACGAAGCTGCGGCTATTCCGGATGGCTCCGATCCATTACCACTTTAGCTTAAAATACGGATGGAGTGAGAACAAAATCGTGATGATTTTCGGTTTCATTTCGTGGGTATCCGTACTGCTTTGCTGGTTGATTTGGAAATATTTAATTCACTAA
- a CDS encoding PLP-dependent aminotransferase family protein, whose protein sequence is MKHELLITLDKQRPIPLSRQIYEQVRNAIHSGALSGGDSLPPSRTLANQLEVSRSVILQSYELLQAEGYLEMRKGAGTYIAGLPVEEKDPQDSDNPYNFITKGPDFLTLNPSSIIENDLNTVLCNFRHGVPAWDAFPMDQWQKALMNACRRASPDTLGYGPVEGSLGLRQEIARLLRSTRSMPVVPEQIVITSGATQALDILSRIFVSKGDHVVVEDPSHNVVREIFSFAGAVVTPIRVDLEGISVDELQASCDHIKEGPHKKPKLAYVTPSHQFPFGVTLSMKRRVQLLEWAKANQAFIIEDDYDSEYRYEGPKLSSLAGLDVDGRVIYVGSFSKVLFPSLRIGYVVLPPTLIQPFLAVKWITDRMSSALDQEALAEFIQNGHYARHVTQMGKLYAARRACLVKSLDAEFGSRVRYYGEEAGLHLLIELESGADEHRIAELALRYGVRVYPASSYFVGSKPQGPVFLLGYSNLTENQIKMGVNRLMLAETEAAVSTRT, encoded by the coding sequence ATGAAGCATGAATTGCTGATTACTCTCGATAAACAAAGACCCATTCCATTAAGCCGTCAAATTTATGAGCAGGTTCGTAATGCTATCCATTCAGGAGCTTTAAGTGGGGGAGATTCGCTACCTCCATCAAGAACTTTGGCCAATCAACTGGAAGTATCCAGAAGTGTAATTCTTCAATCCTACGAGCTACTTCAAGCAGAGGGTTATCTGGAGATGAGAAAAGGGGCAGGTACCTATATAGCGGGGCTGCCGGTGGAGGAGAAAGACCCCCAGGATTCTGATAACCCTTACAATTTTATAACGAAGGGTCCTGATTTCCTTACACTCAATCCTTCTTCTATTATAGAAAACGACTTGAACACAGTATTATGTAATTTTCGGCACGGTGTACCTGCATGGGACGCTTTTCCAATGGATCAGTGGCAAAAAGCATTAATGAATGCCTGTCGTCGTGCATCTCCTGATACTTTGGGTTACGGTCCGGTCGAGGGCTCTTTGGGACTACGCCAAGAGATTGCACGTTTATTACGGTCCACACGTTCGATGCCCGTGGTTCCGGAGCAAATTGTGATTACATCCGGGGCAACGCAGGCATTGGATATATTATCGAGAATTTTTGTTTCAAAAGGTGATCATGTTGTTGTTGAAGATCCATCACATAACGTTGTGCGGGAGATTTTTTCGTTCGCTGGAGCGGTGGTTACACCCATCAGAGTTGACCTAGAGGGTATCTCTGTAGATGAGCTCCAAGCAAGCTGTGATCACATCAAAGAAGGTCCTCATAAAAAACCAAAACTAGCTTATGTCACTCCTTCGCATCAGTTTCCTTTCGGGGTGACCCTGTCGATGAAACGAAGAGTGCAGTTACTGGAATGGGCCAAAGCCAATCAAGCTTTTATTATTGAAGATGATTATGACAGTGAATACAGGTACGAGGGTCCGAAGCTATCATCGCTTGCTGGACTAGATGTTGACGGTAGAGTAATTTATGTAGGCAGTTTTAGTAAAGTGTTATTTCCTTCTCTGCGCATAGGTTATGTAGTATTGCCTCCGACTCTGATTCAACCTTTTTTGGCGGTCAAATGGATAACAGATCGTATGTCTTCTGCTCTGGATCAGGAAGCGTTGGCGGAATTTATTCAGAATGGACATTATGCAAGGCATGTTACGCAGATGGGGAAACTTTATGCTGCCCGCAGGGCTTGTCTAGTAAAAAGTTTGGATGCTGAATTTGGCAGTCGTGTCCGCTATTATGGGGAAGAGGCGGGTCTTCATTTATTAATTGAGCTGGAATCTGGTGCCGATGAGCATCGTATAGCTGAATTGGCGTTACGATATGGAGTTCGGGTCTATCCTGCGTCTTCTTATTTTGTGGGCAGTAAACCTCAAGGTCCTGTCTTTCTACTTGGTTATTCTAATCTCACCGAGAATCAGATTAAGATGGGTGTGAACCGCTTGATGTTAGCTGAAACGGAAGCGGCAGTTAGTACTAGAACTTAA
- a CDS encoding NUDIX hydrolase — translation MELRKLVGTRPLIMAGACVLLCSNHQLLLQRRTDNGCWGLPGGSMELGETLEEVAKRELFEETGLTAKVLDLFDMFSGKDLYYKYPHGDEVYNVVAAYLCTDFDGALKVDGIEVQELRFFSYEELPSELSPPDVPVIKRFMDRFVCN, via the coding sequence ATGGAGTTAAGAAAGCTGGTAGGTACCAGACCGCTTATAATGGCAGGAGCCTGTGTTTTATTGTGCAGCAATCATCAATTATTATTGCAACGTAGAACGGACAACGGGTGCTGGGGTTTGCCAGGTGGTTCAATGGAGCTTGGGGAGACTTTAGAAGAGGTCGCTAAGAGGGAGCTTTTTGAGGAAACAGGCTTAACAGCCAAAGTTCTTGATTTGTTCGACATGTTCTCTGGAAAAGATCTTTATTATAAATACCCGCACGGTGATGAAGTATATAATGTTGTAGCTGCGTATCTATGCACGGACTTTGATGGGGCGCTAAAAGTAGATGGAATTGAGGTGCAAGAATTGCGTTTTTTTAGTTATGAAGAATTGCCAAGCGAGCTGTCTCCTCCAGATGTTCCCGTCATTAAGAGGTTTATGGATCGTTTTGTTTGTAACTGA